A single Pseudomonadota bacterium DNA region contains:
- a CDS encoding alpha/beta fold hydrolase gives MDPVTVDRANPPAMEPVMIQSHGAKLNGIVYVAEGAGPHPAVIVLHGYPGNERNLDLAHAIRRAGWNVLFFHYRGAWGSEGRFSTAHAIEDVHAAVAFMRSPHSSRNYRIDPDRLAVIGHSMGGYIAVEAAAADPSLPCAASLAGANLAKFGELAQQSSEFASQLAYYIDDANAIVGAAGKAAVARWMEHAQEYDLRRLVPKLAGKSLLLIGAQGDTIVPLDQHHEPLVNALRKGGHGDLTVETLDADHVFSSRRIALARIVVQWLNTRCKQYGRGDAKAG, from the coding sequence ATGATCCAAAGCCATGGCGCCAAGCTTAATGGCATCGTCTATGTTGCGGAGGGTGCCGGCCCCCACCCGGCCGTTATCGTGTTGCATGGCTATCCGGGTAACGAGAGGAATCTGGACCTCGCCCATGCGATCCGTCGCGCGGGGTGGAATGTACTGTTTTTTCACTATCGTGGCGCCTGGGGCAGCGAAGGCCGGTTTTCGACGGCACACGCCATCGAGGACGTCCACGCGGCGGTTGCGTTTATGAGATCACCGCATTCCAGCCGGAACTACCGGATTGACCCGGATCGCCTCGCCGTCATCGGCCACAGCATGGGCGGGTATATCGCAGTCGAGGCGGCGGCTGCGGATCCTTCCCTCCCCTGCGCGGCTTCGCTCGCCGGCGCCAATCTCGCCAAGTTCGGCGAACTGGCCCAACAAAGCTCGGAGTTCGCGTCGCAGCTCGCCTATTACATCGACGATGCGAATGCCATCGTCGGCGCCGCCGGTAAAGCCGCGGTAGCACGGTGGATGGAACATGCGCAGGAATACGATCTCCGTCGGCTTGTCCCGAAGCTGGCGGGCAAATCGCTATTACTCATCGGGGCCCAAGGTGACACCATCGTTCCCCTCGATCAGCATCACGAACCGCTCGTCAACGCGCTGCGCAAAGGCGGGCACGGAGACCTCACGGTAGAAACGCTTGACGCTGATCATGTATTTTCGAGCCGGCGTATTGCGTTGGCTCGGATCGTGGTCCAATGGTTAAACACCCGATGCAAGCAATACGGTCGCGGCGACGCAAAAGCGGGTTAA
- a CDS encoding urate hydroxylase PuuD translates to MDAIKNVVLKVLNFLANFGLDKLERALLFGGGLVFVLALLTGSIAMSQAWFAFLFRWLHVASGVMWIGLLWYFNFVQIPSMPQIPDEQKPAVSKVIAPMALFWFRWAALSTVVTGLILAIFNGYLFSALFLGIGSWGQPTYIGIGMWLGLIMAYNVWMIIWPNQQKVLGLVAAEDEEKKAAARTAMLASRFNTMLSIPMLYFMVAAQNLS, encoded by the coding sequence ATGGACGCGATCAAGAATGTTGTACTCAAGGTACTGAATTTCCTAGCCAACTTCGGTCTGGATAAGCTCGAGCGGGCGCTCCTGTTCGGGGGCGGGCTGGTCTTCGTGCTCGCGCTGCTCACCGGCTCCATCGCGATGTCTCAGGCCTGGTTCGCCTTCCTGTTCCGATGGTTGCACGTGGCCTCGGGGGTCATGTGGATCGGGCTCCTGTGGTACTTCAACTTCGTGCAGATCCCCTCGATGCCCCAGATCCCCGATGAGCAGAAGCCGGCGGTGAGCAAGGTCATCGCCCCGATGGCCCTGTTCTGGTTCCGTTGGGCGGCGTTGTCCACCGTGGTCACCGGGCTCATCCTCGCGATCTTCAACGGCTATCTCTTCAGCGCGCTGTTCCTCGGGATCGGCAGCTGGGGCCAGCCGACCTACATCGGCATCGGGATGTGGCTTGGCCTCATCATGGCTTACAACGTGTGGATGATCATCTGGCCCAATCAGCAAAAGGTGCTGGGCCTGGTGGCGGCAGAGGACGAGGAGAAGAAGGCGGCTGCTCGCACCGCCATGCTGGCCAGCCGTTTCAACACCATGCTCTCGATCCCCATGCTTTATTTCATGGTGGCGGCGCAGAACCTGAGCTAG